The Lactuca sativa cultivar Salinas chromosome 2, Lsat_Salinas_v11, whole genome shotgun sequence genome includes a window with the following:
- the LOC111898595 gene encoding uncharacterized protein LOC111898595, which yields MKEANSTTDPIGQNLIKLISNVCFSVFVFTVLVFTVIAITYQPPDPWESSRALTRVFTEVENATFQTDNSVLKTGEDIGMALLSPSPAPSEADLESSDSQNSPTIEKSEEKGTNLSLSSGACDDTKLVNCSDRGVLMAIKKFNLKHFKSIVFLDYQTPVNTSNPNECDVTWRFRNRKEKSWRRYRDFRRFRIGFTDSCTYKVIGAKGWHSGVNARRPRNRINNSTRTGIRSNFSSSSSSFRDDEINDTIPILGSDQSFRNGKYLYYSRGGDYCKNMNHYIWSFLCALGEAQYLNRTFVMDLSVCLASDYTSSGKDEEGKDFRFYFDFEHLKETSSIVEEEEFLKDWRRFEKRNKRKIPLRKVPSYKITPMQLKKDKSTIIWRQFDTPEPENYWYRVCESKASNYIQRPWHSLYKSKRLMNIVSEISGQMDWDFDAVHVVRGEKAKNKDMWPHLDDDTSPDNLVVKLLNVIQPWRNLYVATNEKFYNYFDRLRSHYKVHLLDDYKELWGNTSEWYNETRVLNGGNPVEFDGYMRVAVDTEVLYRAKTQVETFYNLTKDCKDGINTC from the coding sequence ATGAAAGAAGCCAATTCTACGACAGATCCGATCGGGCAAAACCTAATAAAGCTCATAAGCAATGTCTGCTTCTCCGTGTTTGTATTCACTGTTCTTGTATTTACTGTAATCGCGATAACATACCAACCACCCGATCCATGGGAATCTTCGAGAGCCCTAACTAGGGTTTTCACAGAGGTGGAAAATGCCACGTTTCAGACAGATAACTCAGTCCTCAAAACCGGGGAAGACATCGGAATGGCTCTTCTCAGCCCAAGTCCAGCTCCTTCCGAAGCTGATCTCGAGTCAAGCGACTCACAAAACTCCCCAACAATCGAGAAATCAGAAGAAAAAGGTACGAATCTAAGCTTGAGCTCTGGTGCTTGTGATGATACAAAATTAGTAAACTGTTCCGATAGGGGAGTTTTGATGGCTATCAAGAAATTCAAcctaaaacacttcaaatcaataGTGTTTCTCGACTATCAAACACCAGTCAACACCTCAAATCCAAACGAATGTGATGTCACATGGAGATTCCGGAATCGGAAAGAGAAATCCTGGAGAAGGTATAGAGATTTCAGAAGGTTCAGGATCGGATTCACCGATTCCTGCACTTACAAAGTAATCGGAGCAAAAGGATGGCATTCCGGTGTCAATGCACGTCGTCCCAGGAATAGAATCAACAATTCCACCAGAACTGGAATTCGATCCaatttctcttcttcttcttcttctttccgtGATGATGAAATCAACGACACAATTCCAATTCTAGGTTCAGATCAATCTTTCAGAAACGGGAAATATTTATACTATTCACGTGGAGGGGATTACTGTAAGAACATGAATCATTACATCTGGAGCTTCTTATGTGCCCTAGGTGAAGCTCAATATTTAAATCGCACATTTGTTATGGATTTAAGCGTTTGTTTAGCATCAGATTACACATCAAGTGGAAAAGACGAAGAAGGAAAAGACTTCAGATTCTATTTCGACTTTGAACATCTGAAAGAAACTTCTTCaatagttgaagaagaagagtttcTCAAAGATTGGAGAAGATTTGAAAAGAGAAACAAAAGGAAAATCCCCTTAAGAAAAGTTCCATCTTACAAAATCACACCAATGCAATTAAAAAAAGATAAATCCACAATAATCTGGAGACAATTCGATACCCCTGAACCTGAAAACTATTGGTATAGAGTGTGTGAAAGTAAAGCTTCAAATTACATTCAAAGACCATGGCATTCATTGTACAAATCAAAAAGATTAATGAACATAGTTTCTGAAATAAGTGGACAAATGGATTGGGATTTTGATGCTGTTCATGTTGTTAGAGGTGAAAAGGCGAAAAATAAAGACATGTGGCCTCATTTAGATGATGACACATCACCTGATAATTTAGTTGTAAAGCTTTTGAATGTTATACAACCATGGAGGAATCTTTATGTTGCTACAAATGAAaagttttataattattttgataGATTAAGGTCTCATTATAAGGTTCATTTGCTTGATGATTATAAGGAgttatgggggaatacaagtgagtGGTATAATGAGACACGTGTCTTAAATGGTGGAAATCCTGTTGAGTTTGATGGATATATGAGAGTTGCAGTGGATACTGAGGTTTTATATAGAGCAAAGACACAAGTTGAGACTTTTTATAATTTGACTAAAGATTGCAAAGATGGGATAAACACGTGTTGA